The sequence TTAGCTAATACCATGCCTTCATTTGCAGCTCTGTCGGCACGGCTGCTTGCCACTTTTTGTCCTTTTTTTCTTAGGTAATCAATGGCTGCATCAAAATCGCCATTTGCTTCAACTAAAGCTTTTTTGCAGTCCATCATTCCCGCACCAGTCATTTGACGTAATTTATTTACATCGGCTGCAGTAATATTTGCCATTGTACAGTTTATTTAAAATTATTTAATAGGTTTCTTTCCAATACCGGGCTTTTTAACACTTAATTGTGGTTTGGGTCCGCGTGGAATGAATTTTTTATCTTTTCTTTCAATAGGTTCAGTATCTACAGTATCTTTAGCTTTCAACACTTGTTTAGCAGCAGCTTTTTTGGTTTTCTTCACTTCTTCTTCATCTTCCTGTGCTTCAAGTTCAACTATTGTTTTTGATTTTAATTCTGCAGCTTCAAATGCTTCTTCTCTTTCATCTTCAATTTGTTTGTCTTTATCAAATTTTCTTTCAGCTAGACCTTCTTCGATAGCTTCAACCATTGCATTAACTACCAGTGAAATTGATTTTGCAGCATCATCATTTGCAGGAATTGGGAAATCAACTTCATTTGGGTTTGAGTTGGTATCAACAATTGCAAAAGTTGGAATGCTGAGTTTTTTGGCTTCAGCAACAGCAATATGTTCCTTAGAAATATCAACTATAAATAAAGCAGCAGGAAGTCTTGTAAGATCGGCAATACTGCCAAGGTTTTTTTCCAGTTTAGCTCTTTCGCGGGTAATCTGAAGTCTTTCTTTTTTCGACATATTGTCAGAAGTACCATCGGTGAACATTTTGTCGATACCCGACATTTTTTTCACTGCTTTACGAATAGTAGCAAAATTTGTAAGCATACCTCCAGGCCACCTTTCAGTAACAAAAGGCATGTTAACACGTTTTACGTGCTCGGCAACAATATCTTTAGCCTGTTTTTTTGTTGCTACAAAAAGGATTTTCTTTCCAGATTTTGCTATTTGTTTAATAGCAGTACCAGCTTCATCAATTTTTGCAGCTGTTTTATTTAGATCGATAATATGAATCCCGTTTTTTTCCATAAAAATATAAGGAGCCATATTAGGATTCCACTTTCTTCTCAGATGACCAAAATGAACACCTGCGTCTAACAATTCATTATAACTAACTTTTGTCATGTGATATTTATTTCCTGTAAAATATTAACGTTTGCTAAATTGAAATCTTTTGCGGGCTTTTTTCTGACCGGGTTTTTTACGTTCCACCATCCTGGGATCTCTTCTCATCAAACCTTTTGCTTTCAAAGGAGGTCTTGATTCAGGATTGATTTTGCATAAAGCTCTTGCAATAGCAAGTTTTAAAGCTTCAGCCTGACCGGTAACACCACCGCCGTTTACATTTGCAATAATATTATATTTTCCTATTGCTTCAACCGTTTCGAGAGGATGATTCACTACATATTGTAATGTAGGTGTAGGGAAATATACTTTATAATCTTTATTATTAACTGTAATACTTCCGTTTCCGTCCTTTATAAAAACACTGGCTATAGCATTTTTTCTTCTACCAGTTGCATTGATAACTTCCATATATTATTTGATTGTTTTAATATTAATAGCTTTAGGTTGCTGTGCAGCATGAGGATGTTCTGTTCCTGTATAAACATAAAGATTTTTATAAATCTGGGCACCAAGCCTGTTTTTGGGGAGCATTCCTTTTACTGCTTTTTCAATAACTGCTTCCGGTTTCTTAGCCAGAAGTTCTTTAGGAGTTGCAAATCTTTGTCCACCCGGGTAACCAGTATGACGAACATATTCTTTATCGGTCATCTTATTACCAGTAAGTCTTATCTTCTCAGCATTGATAATAATTACATTATCACCACAATCAACATGAGGTGTAAATTCAGTTTTTAATTTTCCTCTAAGTAACCGTGCAACAACAGATGCAAGCCTTCCAAGAATTTCATTTTCTGCATCAACTAACAGCCATTCTTTATTGACAGTATCTTTATTTGCAGATTTTGTTTTATACGTTAATGTATCCATTACTAAATGTTATTATTTCAAAAAAATAAAAAATCCCCTTATAAAACGGGAGTGCAAAGGTAAAACTAATTTTTTATTTAACAAATTTGTTAACAATATTTTGAAATTAATTTTCATATTGCTATAAACCCTTGATAAAAAACAGCTTTAAGCAGCTGCAAAAATATAAAAAGCTTTTGAATATGCTAATTTTTAGTAATCAATGTTTTAATATGAATGTTTTTTAACAAAATTTTTCCAAAAAAATTTCCTTTTACAGTGTTAAATTAAAAACCATTAACTTTGCATGCTTTCTAAATTAAGAATCATGGGCAATATAATAGCTATAGTTGGTCGCCCGAATGTAGGTAAATCAACATTATTCAACAGGTTAATAGGTCAGCGTCAGGCTATAGTTGATTCTTTCAGCGGTGTTACACGCGACCGGCATTATGGTCGCACTGATTGGAACGGATTCGAATTCTCAGTAATTGACACCGGGGGTTATGTTAATGATTCTGATGATGTTTTTGAACTTGAAATAAAAAAACAGGTAGAACTGGCCATTGAAGAAGCTTCTGTTATCGTTTTTGTTGTTGATTTCAAGGAAGGGCTTACTGATATGGATAAAGATGTAGCATCTATCCTACGTCATAGCGAGAAGAAAAAATATCTTGTTGTAAATAAAGTAGATTCCATAAACAAACACCATGAGGCAGCTGAATTTTACCAGCTCGGACTGGGTGAGTTATATTGTATTTCTGCAATTAATGGCTCAGGAACAGGTGAATTGCTTGATGAAATTGTAAAAGAATTTGAAATAAATAAAGAAGAAGAAGTTCCCGAATTACCTAAATTTACAATAGCAGGAAGACCGAATGTAGGCAAATCTTCATTAATAAACGCTTTGCTTGGAGAAGAAAGACATATTGTAACACCCGTTGCCGGAACAACACGTGATTCGATTTATACCCGTTATAACAAATTCGGGCTTGATTTTGTTTTAGTTGATACAGCCGGGTTAAGAAAAAAAGCAAAAGTTCATGAAGATCTTGAATTTTATTCTGTTTTACGTTCTGTTCGTGCCATTGAAAATTGTGATGTATGCATTTTAATGATTGATGCTACACTGGGTTTTGAAGCACAGGATATGAATATCCTGCACCTGGCTGAAAAGAATAGAAAAGGTATTGTTATTTGTGTGAACAAATGGGATTTGATGGAAAAAGAAACAAATACTTCAAAATCTTTTGAAGAGAAAATAAAAAATGAGATTGCTCCATTTACTGACATTCCAATAATTTTTATTTCTGCATTAAAAAAACAACGTATTTTCAAAGCACTCGAAATAGCAAATAAAGTTTACGAAAACCGCAATAAAAAAATACCTACATCAAAATTAAACGAAACTTTTTTACCAATTATTGAAAGAAACCCTCCGCCTGCTGTAAAAGGTAAATTTGTAAAAATAAAATTCATAACCCAGTTGCCCACTCATGCACCTTCATTTGCTTTTTTCTGTAACCTTCCACAATATATCCGTGATTCTTATAAACGTTTCCTGGAGAACAAACTACGCGAACTATTTGATTTCTCAGGTGTACCTATTCAAATATTTTTCAGGAAAAAATGATGACAGTAACAAGTGTCAGGATTGATAAATGGCTCTGGGCTGTTCGTATTTTTAAAACCCGCAGTCTTGCAGCTGATGCCTGTAAAGGAGGGAAAGTTGAAATTAGTGAAGCAACTGTTAAAGCTTCACGTGAAGTGAAAATCGGTGAAATTATTTATGTAAGAATTGGTCAATTAAATAAAAAAATAAAAGTCATCGGCTTGACAGAAAATCGGGTATCAGCAAAGCTGGCCGTTCAATTTGTTGAAGACCTTACTCCCCCTGAAGAGTATAAAAAAATTGAAATGATACATAAATCTAATTTCATTACACGCGACAAAGGAAGCGGACGTCCCACTAAAAAAGACAGACGCGAAATGGACTCCCTTTTATCAGAATGGTAATCTCCCCTATTTTATTGATATTTTAATTACTTTCATGTTTATTGTCATCGACTGATTGTAAATATTTGTATTATAATAATTGGTATTAGCACTAAACAATAGTATCTCTATTGACTTTTCATGAAAAATTTCTTATATTGGAGATAAGAAAGCAATATTATAATGAACGATTTTAATGAAACCCAATTTTTACACATTATCCTTCAAAATAACCATACTGCTTTATTCTTTTTTCTATTTTTTAAATATCATTATTGTAAAAGCTGAAGGGACAAAAGAATTCCGACCAGATTCATCCTATTATGGAAACATGCAAATCAATGACATGGGGCGTCCATTTGCATTAGAATCAAATAGCGATTTAATGCACCGTTTATATTTTCACATTAAAGATTACACCACTGAAAAAGTATATATTGGTTTTAAACATGTATTATCAGGTTCTGAAACTGCAACGTATAGAATTATGGATCCCAATGGGAATGTAGCTAAAACCAGGAAAACTATTCCCGCATCAGGAACTGGTTACATAAAATATTATTCCCAGGCTGTAGCCGGACCAATAATTTCAGGAACACCCGTTAAAGGTTATACACCAATTGTATTCACACCCACTATGAATGGGGATTATTACATTGAATTTACTACAAGTTACGAAGGCACAACTACAGCATATCATTTTGATTTATTTGATTTAACAGTAGCAACATCTACAACAAACAGGATAAAAGGCAGAATGTGGTCATATTGTTGGGATCTAAATACCAGAAGTTACTCGAACAGGTATTGGGGTAAATTTTACAGTTACTCCGAAGATATGTATGTTTCGGAGTTTAGTATGAATGGGATTCAACCCTTTGGTTTTACTATTTCTTGTAATAATTCCGGAACTTCTGTTACAGGCGATGCAAATGAAAACAGAAAATCCGTTGCCGGAAATTCAACAAGACCGCAATATAAAATTTTCCTTAACGATCCTGATATAAATTGTTATCCTTCCGGTGATATACCTATCATGATGGAAAACCTGGCGCTTGTTGATACACCTTTTGTTGGTGAACCTGCTTTATTTACTTTAAAGATGAGTGAATCCGGAACAATTGAAATGGTTATTGAGTTGAACGGAACCCCCGGATACCAGCCTAACTCAAGAGATGTAGTAATTGTAAAAGCGGTAACTGGTGGTACTATTGATACTGTTTCATGGGATGGAAAAGATGGTGAAGGTATTACTGTTGAATCCGATGAAGTTGTTGTTTCTTCAGCTGCATTTTACTCTGGTGTTACTAATTTCCCCCTTTATGATCCGGAAACAAACGATAAAGGGTATATCGTAAACCGGATCCGCCCTGTTTCCGGCTCTTGTAAAATTTACTGGGATGATTCTAACTTCACTGATGGAACAACTAATATAGAAGGTGAGTATGGACCGGCACATACTTGGCCATATTTAT is a genomic window of Bacteroidales bacterium containing:
- the rpsB gene encoding 30S ribosomal protein S2, which encodes MTKVSYNELLDAGVHFGHLRRKWNPNMAPYIFMEKNGIHIIDLNKTAAKIDEAGTAIKQIAKSGKKILFVATKKQAKDIVAEHVKRVNMPFVTERWPGGMLTNFATIRKAVKKMSGIDKMFTDGTSDNMSKKERLQITRERAKLEKNLGSIADLTRLPAALFIVDISKEHIAVAEAKKLSIPTFAIVDTNSNPNEVDFPIPANDDAAKSISLVVNAMVEAIEEGLAERKFDKDKQIEDEREEAFEAAELKSKTIVELEAQEDEEEVKKTKKAAAKQVLKAKDTVDTEPIERKDKKFIPRGPKPQLSVKKPGIGKKPIK
- the rpsI gene encoding 30S ribosomal protein S9, translated to MEVINATGRRKNAIASVFIKDGNGSITVNNKDYKVYFPTPTLQYVVNHPLETVEAIGKYNIIANVNGGGVTGQAEALKLAIARALCKINPESRPPLKAKGLMRRDPRMVERKKPGQKKARKRFQFSKR
- the rplM gene encoding 50S ribosomal protein L13 — its product is MDTLTYKTKSANKDTVNKEWLLVDAENEILGRLASVVARLLRGKLKTEFTPHVDCGDNVIIINAEKIRLTGNKMTDKEYVRHTGYPGGQRFATPKELLAKKPEAVIEKAVKGMLPKNRLGAQIYKNLYVYTGTEHPHAAQQPKAINIKTIK
- the der gene encoding ribosome biogenesis GTPase Der; its protein translation is MGNIIAIVGRPNVGKSTLFNRLIGQRQAIVDSFSGVTRDRHYGRTDWNGFEFSVIDTGGYVNDSDDVFELEIKKQVELAIEEASVIVFVVDFKEGLTDMDKDVASILRHSEKKKYLVVNKVDSINKHHEAAEFYQLGLGELYCISAINGSGTGELLDEIVKEFEINKEEEVPELPKFTIAGRPNVGKSSLINALLGEERHIVTPVAGTTRDSIYTRYNKFGLDFVLVDTAGLRKKAKVHEDLEFYSVLRSVRAIENCDVCILMIDATLGFEAQDMNILHLAEKNRKGIVICVNKWDLMEKETNTSKSFEEKIKNEIAPFTDIPIIFISALKKQRIFKALEIANKVYENRNKKIPTSKLNETFLPIIERNPPPAVKGKFVKIKFITQLPTHAPSFAFFCNLPQYIRDSYKRFLENKLRELFDFSGVPIQIFFRKK
- a CDS encoding T9SS type A sorting domain-containing protein — translated: MKPNFYTLSFKITILLYSFFYFLNIIIVKAEGTKEFRPDSSYYGNMQINDMGRPFALESNSDLMHRLYFHIKDYTTEKVYIGFKHVLSGSETATYRIMDPNGNVAKTRKTIPASGTGYIKYYSQAVAGPIISGTPVKGYTPIVFTPTMNGDYYIEFTTSYEGTTTAYHFDLFDLTVATSTTNRIKGRMWSYCWDLNTRSYSNRYWGKFYSYSEDMYVSEFSMNGIQPFGFTISCNNSGTSVTGDANENRKSVAGNSTRPQYKIFLNDPDINCYPSGDIPIMMENLALVDTPFVGEPALFTLKMSESGTIEMVIELNGTPGYQPNSRDVVIVKAVTGGTIDTVSWDGKDGEGITVESDEVVVSSAAFYSGVTNFPLYDPETNDKGYIVNRIRPVSGSCKIYWDDSNFTDGTTNIEGEYGPAHTWPYLFGDVRTMNTWWDGFRIDTLAKFSWRFKNDPMPVEFIDINAVKDDEHIDLNWATASETNNDYFTIERASDGINFLPLSIIKGSGNSNSLINYSYADNNPIEGVNYYRIKQTDFDGKYEYSIIIYIEYSIDAPFITVLPSYIKKSDNINIVFNNEENNIYTVTIYSTTNQKIYEYTISESTSIPAFSYNEGIYFITIISGDKNTFEKIVIY
- a CDS encoding RNA-binding S4 domain-containing protein; translated protein: MMTVTSVRIDKWLWAVRIFKTRSLAADACKGGKVEISEATVKASREVKIGEIIYVRIGQLNKKIKVIGLTENRVSAKLAVQFVEDLTPPEEYKKIEMIHKSNFITRDKGSGRPTKKDRREMDSLLSEW